Proteins encoded within one genomic window of Hevea brasiliensis isolate MT/VB/25A 57/8 chromosome 8, ASM3005281v1, whole genome shotgun sequence:
- the LOC131182333 gene encoding methylcrotonoyl-CoA carboxylase beta chain, mitochondrial-like: protein MLRKLARKAISASIQLNSYPWKANPIHFLQQRRHFCMAVLPNGIDRNSEAFTGNSNAMDGLISDLQSHINKVLAGGGDLAVKRNRSRNKLLPRERIDRLIDPGSSFLELSQLAGHELYEDALPSAGIITGIGPVHGRLCMFVANDPTVKGGTYYPITVKKHLRAQEIALHCKLPCIYLVDSGGAFLPKQAEVFPDRDNFGRIFYNQAIMSAEGIPQIALVLGSCTAGGAYIPAMADESVMVKGNATIFLAGPPLVKAATGEEVSAEDLGGAALHCKTSGVSDYFAQDELHGLAIGRSIIKNLHMAGKLRMMNGLHNLNLDYKEPLYDVKELRSIAPADLKQAFDIRSVIARIVDGSEFDEFKKLYGTTLVTGFARIYGQPVGILANNGILFNESALKGAHFIELCTQRNIPLVFLQNITGFMVGSRSEANGIAKSGAKMVMAVSCAKVPKVTIIVGGSFGAGNYAMCGRAYSPDFLFLWPNARISVMGGAQAAGVLSQIEKANKKKQGIQWTKEEEDRFKTKVVDAYEREGNSYYSTARLWDDGIIDPADTRKIIGLCISASMNRPLEDTKFGVFRM, encoded by the exons ATGTTGAGGAAATTGGCGAGGAAAGCAATTTCAGCCTCCATACAATTGAATTCATATCCATGGAAAGCAAACCCAATTCATTTTCTCCAGCAGAGAAGACACTTCTGCATGGCAGTCCTTCCCAATGGCATCGACAGAAACTCCGAGGCCTTTACTGGTAACTCCAATGCCATGGATGGCCTGATATCTGATCTCCAATCCCACATAAATAAG GTTTTGGCTGGAGGAGGAGATTTAGCTGTGAAAAGGAACAGAAGTAGGAACAAGCTTTTGCCCAGAGAAAGAATTGATAGGCTAATTGACCCTGGATCTTCGTTCCTCGAGCTCTCACAG CTTGCAGGCCATGAATTATATGAAGATGCCTTACCATCAGCAGGAATAATAACTGGAATTGGTCCAGTTCATGGTCGCCTTTGTATGTTTGTTGCAAATGACCCTACAGTTAAGGGGGGAACTTATTATCCAATCACAGTGAAGAAACATCTCAGGGCACAAGAAATTGCTCTCCATTGCAAATTACCATGTATATATCTTGTCGACAGTGGAGGCGCTTTTCTTCCAAAGCAGGCTGAGGTCTTTCCTGACAGGGACAATTTCGGTAGAATTTTCTACAATCAAGCCATAATGTCTGCTGAAGGCATTCCTCAAATTGCACTGGTATTGGGTTCCTGCACTGCTGGTGGTGCGTATATTCCTGCAATGGCTGATGAAAGTGTAATGGTCAAAGGAAATGCAACCATATTTCTAGCTGGGCCACCACTTGTGAAG GCTGCTACAGGAGAGGAAGTCTCTGCTGAGGATTTGGGGGGTGCTGCTCTTCATTGCAAGACGTCTGGAGTTTCAGACTATTTTGCTCAAG ATGAATTGCATGGACTTGCTATTGGAAGGAGCATCATCAAGAACTTGCACATGGCTGGAAAACTACGGATGATGAATGGATTGCATAATCTTAATCTTGATTATAAAGAACCATTATATGATGTAAAGGAGCTTCGTTCTATTGCGCCAGCTGACCTTAAGCAGGCCTTTGATATCCGCTCTGTTATTGCTCGAATTGTTGATGGTAGTGAATTTGATGAGTTCAAGAAACTGTATGGAACT ACTCTTGTAACAGGGTTTGCTAGAATTTATGGGCAACCTGTTGGCATTCTTGCAAACAATGGGATATTGTTTAATGAATCTGCTCTAAAGGGGGCCCATTTTATTGAACTATGTACTCAACGTAACATTCCTTTGGTTTTCCTTCAGAACATTACTGGATTCATG GTTGGTTCAAGGTCTGAGGCAAATGGTATAGCAAAATCTGGTGCAAAAATGGTGATGGCTGTTTCTTGTGCAAAG GTCCCCAAGGTAACTATCATTGTTGGTGGAAGCTTTGGTGCTGGAAATTATGCAATGTGTGGTCGTGCATATAGTCCTGATTTCTTGTTTCTTTGGCCAAATGCTAGAATATCTGTGATGGGTGGTGCTCAG GCTGCTGGTGTACTGTCTCAAATAGAAAAGGCAAACAAGAAAAAGCAAGGAATTCAG TGGACAAAGGAAGAAGAGGATAGATTCAAGACAAAGGTTGTGGATGCGTACGAGAGAGAAGGAAATTCTTATTACTCCACAGCAAGGCTCTGGGATGATGGAATCATTGATCCTGCTGACACAAGGAAAATCATAGGTCTTTGCATCTCTGCTTCCATGAACCGTCCTTTAGAAGACACCAAATTTGGTGTCTTTAGAATGTAA